From the genome of Pectobacterium atrosepticum:
AAGCTGGCTAAAAGCGCGCTACGGCACGATAGACGCGTTGAATAAAGCGTGGTGGAGCACCTTCTGGAGCCACACCTACACCGACTGGTCACAGTTAGAACCGCCGTCACCGATTGGTGAAGTCTCTATTCACGGCCTGAATCTGGACTGGAAACGTTTTAACACCTCACAGGTTAGTGATTTCTGTGCCGCAGAAATTGCACCACTAAAAGCCGAAAACCCATCTCTGCCAACGACGACGAACTTCATGGAATACTTCTATGATTACGACTACTGGCAGTTGGCGAAGGTGATCGACTTTATCTCCTGGGACAGCTACCCGCTGTGGCATAACGCGGAAGATGACTGCACGCTGGGTGCCTATACCGCGATGTATCACGATCTGATGCGCACGCTGAAAGGTGGAAAACCCTTCTACCTGATGGAATCAACGCCGAGCCTGACCAACTGGCAGCAGATCAGCAAGCTGAAAAAGCCAGGCATGCACATTCTGTCTTCGCTTCAGGCGGTCGCACACGGTTCAGACTCCGTGCAGTATTTCCAGTGGCGTAAGAGCCGCGGTTCCGTCGAGAAATTCCACGGTGCCGTCGTCGATCATGTCGGGCATATCAACACCCGCGTTGGGCGCGAAGTACAGGAGTTGGGTGACATACTCAATAAACTCGCCCCTGTTGCAGGCAGCCGGGTCGACGCGAAAGTCGCTATCATTTTCGACTGGGAAAGCCGCTGGGCGATGGATAATGCTCAAGGGCCGCGTAACGCGGGGCTGTTCTATGAAAAAACTGTCACCGACCATTATCGGACGTTCTGGGAACAGGGCGTGGCGGTGGATATCATCAACGCCGATGTCGACCTCAGCGGTTATCAGGTCGTGATTGCACCGATGCTCTACATGGTGCGCGATGGCTTTGCTGAACGCGTCGATGCTTTCGTCAAACAAGGTGGCCGCTTCGTCACTACATACTGGTCGGGTGTCGTTAACGAAACCGATCTGTGCTACCAAAACGGTTTCCCTGGTCCACTTCGTCCTATCATGGGGATCTGGGCGGAAGAAATCGACGGGCTGTACGATCATGAAAGCAACAGCATCAGCGGTCTGGATGGTAATGAGCAACGTCTGGTTGGCCCGTATCAGGTCACCCATCTGTGCGAGCTGATTCATCTGGAAGGCGCGCGGGCACTGGCGACCTATGACAGCGATTTCTATGCAGGACGTCCAGCCGTTACGGTCAATGATTATGGCAAGGGTCAGGCCTATTACATCGCGTCGCGCAACGATCTCGCCTTCCAACGTGATTTCTTCACCACGCTGATAAAGACGCAGGATCTACCGCGTGCGCTGCCGACCGATCTGCCTTACGGCATTGTCGCTCATCGTCGCGATGACGGGGAAAGTGAGTTTATCTTCGTACAGAATTACACGGCAACACCGCAGTACATTACGCTGCCTGCCGCCTACGAGGAAATGACCACGGGCAGCACGCTTTCAGGGGCGCTCGACCTGTCAGGCTACGGCTGTCGGATTCTCCGCCGCGCACTACAGTAAAGCTCATGCTTGTCAGTTAAGCATCGCAATATTAGGCGGCCACCGTGATGGATGTTTCGACGAAACCTCATCACCGTGTGTCGCCTAACAGTAATGTTAGGTGAGCGGCATTATCATACGCACGCTGATAAACAAACGAAGAGGTGACTACGATGGGCAAGATTCACAATTTTCGGAAATTGTTCGCATCAATGTTGGGTAAGCAAATTACCGAGATTGAAATCGCTTCACCGCTAGACAAAGAGAATTTGCAGCAGTTGGTGAACGCCTTTGGCGGCAAAGAAAATATCGTCAGTCTGGATGCCTGCATTACCCGACTGCGGGTCGAGGTTCACAGCCTGCGTCTAGTCAACAGCGACAGTCTGCAAAAGCTCGGTGCTATCGGCGTGATTATTGTCGGTCATCAGGTGCAGGCTATTTTCGGCACCCAGTCAGATAACCTGCGGCGCGAACTGGCTGCCTGGTTTGAAGACGACGGCGCAGAGGCACACTAACGACACGTTTTCGTCCCGATCGGTGACCCATTCTGACCTGTCACGCAGGACAGCCGACGGGCTAAAAACGGTGAAACGCATTAAGCCATCCCGCTAACGGACACAACACGCCCGTTAGCGGCATCAGCTATTTAATGGTTGGTATGGTGCTCTTCACAGCCGGTACAGCCCCAGTTTTTCAGCTTAGTGGTTTTGCCTATTCCTGGGTTCAGGCTATTGGTAGGATCGCTTTTCTGATAAAACGCTTTCAACTGTGGTTTGGCCTGATAGAGATGACCAACATTGTGCTCTGCCGGATATTCCGCCCCGCGCTGATCGAGTAAGGCCAGCATTCTCTCTTTCAGTTCATGAACATCCACGCCTTTCTTCACAATATAATCCTGATGAAAAACATGGCACATGAAGTGACCGTAATACAACCGATGTACCAGCATATCGCTAATATCCGCCGGTAAATGCTCGAACCATTCACGGTCGTTACGCCGCAGAGCGATGTCCAGAGCCAAGATATTTTCCACGTCATTGCTGTGTACTGCATGGTAACGGATCGCGGCTCCCGCTGCTGCGAAGCGATGCAGAAAGGCCTTCGCACCTTCTTCCGGCGTACAGACAAAAAACTCGCCGTCGGCATCATGAAAATATTCTTCCAGCCAACGATGTGCTTCATCAATGCCGTCGCCCGCCATTTTCACCATCAAATGGTGTTCGAAACGGTCACGATACGTTTTCATCCGCGCCGGTAGATGAGAAGGCAGCAGGCGGCCGAGAAACTGCATGGTACGATCAACAAGATGCGACGGAAGGAAAGGCACTTTGCTAAAGATCGTGTCCACCTGCCCTTTCAGGTTAAAAAATAAGGGCAATTTATCCGTACCCAGTTTATCGATCATCATAAACGTATCTTTGCCGTATGTTTCGGCGATATCGAATATATCGCGGTGCATATACTCACCCGCCACCGGCAGATTTTTAAAATCTGCGAGCATATGACGGCGTAATTCCGTCAATACCTGCGGCTGATTAGTCCCAATATAAAAAACCTGTTGGGATTTTTCCGCCGGAAACGTATCCAGACGCACGGCAAAAATCGACAGTTTTCCTGCACAGCCAGCGGCCTCAAACAAGCGGCGTTCATCGGCGTTAAAGCGCGACGGCGTGTCTGCATCCACATCCCGCACACGTTCAATATAGTCGTGGTCAGATGCCTGACGCTCGTCATAAATCACGTCCTTCACGTCATACTGTTGCGATTCCAAACGGGTCAGAATCGCTTCCGGCGTATCACCCAAATTGATCCCCAGATGGTTGATCAGCTCCACCTGACCTTGCTCGTTAACCCGGCCGTAAAGTGCCATTTCGGTATAGGCTGGGCCACGATGAACCAAAGAACCACCGGAGTTATTACAAATTCCCCCAATCACCGATGCGCCAATACACGAAGAGCCGATCACAGAATGCGGTTCACGCCCAAGCGGTTTCAATACGCGCTCAAGATGCCACAGAGTACTTCCCGGCAGCGCTACAACCTGTCGTCCTTCATCCAGCAGTTGAACGCTATCCAAGCGCAGGGTATTGATGATCACGATTTCCCGATCGTAATCATTACCGCTCGGGGTAGAACCCTCAGTTAATCCCGTATTAGCGGCCTGCATCAGCACAATACAACCCGCTTCAATACTGGCTTTAAATACCCGCCACTGCTCAAGTAGCGAAGCGGGAAAAACCACCGCCAGTGCCTCCCCGCTACCCGAGCGAAAGCCTTTGCGATAACGCTCTGTTTTATTTTTATCGGTTAAGATATGGGGCTTACCGACAATGCGGGTTAGCGTTCTGATAAGATCGTGAGAATCAATGGAAATGCGACTTTCTGAGGTTACATCGTCCTTCATAGCGGTCTGTCCTGTTAATTAATTTAACAAGTACGATAAAAAGACTCGTATTCAAAAAACGTTCTATTTATTAGTAACGACTCGCGCGGTTCAGTAGCTCAATATCTTCTACTGGCAACACCAGCCGCGTCGCGCTTGCCAGCTCAGCGACCTGCTCCAGCGACGTCGCACTGGCGATCGGGGCCGTAATGCCTGGACGTGCAATCAACCATGCCAGCGCGACCTGCGATGGCGTCGTCTGATGCGCATTCGCCACGCTATCCAGCGCTTCCAAAATAGTGCGACCGCGCTCGTTCAGGTATTTTTCCACTACCCCCTGCCCGCGTGCGCTTTTCGACGCATCCTTCGGCTGACGATACTTTCCTGACAGAAATCCGCTAGCCAGCGAATAATAGCTAATGACCCCGACGCCTTGCTCACGCACCAGCGGCTCTAACGCAGCCTCGTAGCCTTGCCGATCGTACAAGTTGTATTCCGGTTGCAGGGTTTCATAACGCGCCAGATGATTGGCTTTACTGACTTTGAGCGCTTCGTCCAGACGCGCCGCACTGTAGTTGGACGCCCCTATCGCGCGTACCTTACCCTCTTTAATTAACGCATCAAACGCAGCCAGCGTTTCTTCCAGCGGCGTATCTTTGTCGTCAGTATGTGCCTGATAGAGATCAATATAGTCAGTTTGCAAGCGTTGTAATGAGGCCTCGACCGCCTGCCGAATATAGCGAGGAGATAGCCCCTTCTTCCCATCGCCCAAATCTATGCCGACTTTGGTAGCGAGAATGACCTTGTCGCGCTGTCCGCTTTTTTTCAGCCAGTTGCCGATGATCGTTTCAGATTCACCGCCTTGATTGCCGGGTGCCCAGCGCGAATAAACATCAGCGGTATCAATGAAATTTAGCCGATGCGCTACCAGTGCATCCAGCAGGCTGAACGACGTCGCCTCATCGACCGTCCAGCCAAAAACATTACCGCCGAAAGAAAAGGGCGGAACCACAATTCCTGAACGTCCAAGCTCGCGTGTGGTATTTGATACTGACATAATCACTCTCCTTTTGAATCATGCAGAAAACATCATGAAAAAACCGCCAGTCTGCAATCCAAAGTATGGCGGCGTAACTTTCTGTGTGGAATAAGAATAATGAATGAACAGAAATGCGCAAATAACGAGACGTAGCATTTAGTTTAGATAAAATCCCAAGCTATAATTGTTTTTTTGCGTCCTTCCTCTCATTTTTAGTGCACGCGTTACATAAAATGACGTGGAAAATTTGGCCTGCCTCATATTTGGAGCACACATGTCCTTGTCCCATATTGCGCAATTTATTCTGGCGCTGGTTGTTGTTACGGCGCTGGCGCTGCTTGTCTGCCGCGATCGTAAAAGCATTCGTATTCGTTTCATTATTCAGCTACTCGTCATCGAAATTCTGCTCGCTTACTTCTTCCTGTACTCAAACGTTGGGTTAGGTGTCGTCAAAGGGTTCGCAGCAGTCTTCGACAAATTACTCGGATTTGCAGGCCAAGGGACAGACTTCGTATTCGGTGACATGGTGAATAGTGAGAAGAACCTGATTTCCTTCTTCTTCAAAGTGCTCTGCCCTATCGTCTTCATTTCCGCGCTAATCGGTATTCTGCAACACATCAAAGTGTTGCCGATCATCATCCGCGCGATTGGTACCGTCCTGTCCAAAGTGAACGGCATGGGCAAACTGGAATCATTTAACGCGGTCAGCTCATTGATTCTCGGCCAGTCCGAAAACTTCATTGCCTATAAAGATATTCTGGGCAAAATGTCCGAAAAACGCATGTACACCATGGCCGCTACCGCCATGTCCACCGTTTCGATGTCCATCGTCGGTGCGTATATGTCTATGCTGGATGCCAAATTCGTCGTTGCCGCGCTGATTCTAAACATGTTCAGTACCTTCATCGTGCTGTCGCTGATTAACCCCTACAAAGTCGGTGAAGAGCCGGAATTGCAGTTGGGTACTCTGCATGAAAACCAGAGCTTCTTTGAAATGCTGGGCGAATACATTCTGGCGGGCTTCAAAGTGGCCGTTATCGTCGCCGCCATGCTGATCGGCTTCATTGCCCTGATTGCCGCGGTCAACGCGATTTTCAGCGCCATTTTCGGCGTCAGCTTCCAGGAAATCCTTGGCTACGTGTTCTACCCGTTCGCTTGGATCATGGGTATCCCGTCTCACGAAGCCCTTCAGGTTGGTAGCATCATGGCGACCAAACTGGTTTCTAATGAATTTGTCGCGATGCTGGAACTGCAAAAAGTGGCAGGCGAACTGTCTCCGCGCAGCGTGGGCATTCTGTCTGTGTTCCTGGTGTCCTTCGCCAACTTCTCGTCTATCGGTATTATTGCCGGTGCGATTAAAGGCCTGAACGAGCAACAGGGCAACGTGGTTTCCCGTTTTGGCCTGAAGCTGGTTTACGGTTCCACGCTGGTGAGCATCCTTTCCGCGTCTATCGCCGGTCTGGTGCTGTAACCCTTCATCGCGTTATAAAATTCTTATCTCGGTCCGGCAGTCTTACACTGCCGGATTTTTTTTCCTACAAACCCTGACACATCTTCCATATTTCCTTCATTTTTGTCCGGCATCCACTGTTTAAACTAGTAAAATGCGACCACTGGTCTAATAACGTGCTGGGTATGACAGCCAACGCACATGCAGCGTGAAGTATGACGGGTAGATCGTACTTCCCGCGCAACCTGGAGAGAGTAATCCATCACTATGAATGCCAAACGTATCCGAGGCCTGCTGATACTTGCCGCCGTTATCGCTATTGCCGTCCTGATCTGGCGCCATTTTACCCAGACGACGCCTGCCGCCCC
Proteins encoded in this window:
- a CDS encoding beta-galactosidase is translated as MFKFPPLSSKVPVLLHGADYNPDQWLDNPEVLEKDIEMMKQTQCNVMSVGIFSWSGIEPEEGRYEFGWLDSILNTLYANGIFVFLATPSGARPAWLSQKYSDVLRVGSNRVQALHGGRHNHCLSSPNYREKVKQMNTQLAKRYSHHPAVIGWHISNEYSGECHCDTCRSTFQSWLKARYGTIDALNKAWWSTFWSHTYTDWSQLEPPSPIGEVSIHGLNLDWKRFNTSQVSDFCAAEIAPLKAENPSLPTTTNFMEYFYDYDYWQLAKVIDFISWDSYPLWHNAEDDCTLGAYTAMYHDLMRTLKGGKPFYLMESTPSLTNWQQISKLKKPGMHILSSLQAVAHGSDSVQYFQWRKSRGSVEKFHGAVVDHVGHINTRVGREVQELGDILNKLAPVAGSRVDAKVAIIFDWESRWAMDNAQGPRNAGLFYEKTVTDHYRTFWEQGVAVDIINADVDLSGYQVVIAPMLYMVRDGFAERVDAFVKQGGRFVTTYWSGVVNETDLCYQNGFPGPLRPIMGIWAEEIDGLYDHESNSISGLDGNEQRLVGPYQVTHLCELIHLEGARALATYDSDFYAGRPAVTVNDYGKGQAYYIASRNDLAFQRDFFTTLIKTQDLPRALPTDLPYGIVAHRRDDGESEFIFVQNYTATPQYITLPAAYEEMTTGSTLSGALDLSGYGCRILRRALQ
- a CDS encoding aldo/keto reductase; this encodes MSVSNTTRELGRSGIVVPPFSFGGNVFGWTVDEATSFSLLDALVAHRLNFIDTADVYSRWAPGNQGGESETIIGNWLKKSGQRDKVILATKVGIDLGDGKKGLSPRYIRQAVEASLQRLQTDYIDLYQAHTDDKDTPLEETLAAFDALIKEGKVRAIGASNYSAARLDEALKVSKANHLARYETLQPEYNLYDRQGYEAALEPLVREQGVGVISYYSLASGFLSGKYRQPKDASKSARGQGVVEKYLNERGRTILEALDSVANAHQTTPSQVALAWLIARPGITAPIASATSLEQVAELASATRLVLPVEDIELLNRASRY
- a CDS encoding D-lactate dehydrogenase, translated to MKDDVTSESRISIDSHDLIRTLTRIVGKPHILTDKNKTERYRKGFRSGSGEALAVVFPASLLEQWRVFKASIEAGCIVLMQAANTGLTEGSTPSGNDYDREIVIINTLRLDSVQLLDEGRQVVALPGSTLWHLERVLKPLGREPHSVIGSSCIGASVIGGICNNSGGSLVHRGPAYTEMALYGRVNEQGQVELINHLGINLGDTPEAILTRLESQQYDVKDVIYDERQASDHDYIERVRDVDADTPSRFNADERRLFEAAGCAGKLSIFAVRLDTFPAEKSQQVFYIGTNQPQVLTELRRHMLADFKNLPVAGEYMHRDIFDIAETYGKDTFMMIDKLGTDKLPLFFNLKGQVDTIFSKVPFLPSHLVDRTMQFLGRLLPSHLPARMKTYRDRFEHHLMVKMAGDGIDEAHRWLEEYFHDADGEFFVCTPEEGAKAFLHRFAAAGAAIRYHAVHSNDVENILALDIALRRNDREWFEHLPADISDMLVHRLYYGHFMCHVFHQDYIVKKGVDVHELKERMLALLDQRGAEYPAEHNVGHLYQAKPQLKAFYQKSDPTNSLNPGIGKTTKLKNWGCTGCEEHHTNH
- a CDS encoding PTS glucose transporter subunit IIBC; translation: MGKIHNFRKLFASMLGKQITEIEIASPLDKENLQQLVNAFGGKENIVSLDACITRLRVEVHSLRLVNSDSLQKLGAIGVIIVGHQVQAIFGTQSDNLRRELAAWFEDDGAEAH
- a CDS encoding NupC/NupG family nucleoside CNT transporter, yielding MSHIAQFILALVVVTALALLVCRDRKSIRIRFIIQLLVIEILLAYFFLYSNVGLGVVKGFAAVFDKLLGFAGQGTDFVFGDMVNSEKNLISFFFKVLCPIVFISALIGILQHIKVLPIIIRAIGTVLSKVNGMGKLESFNAVSSLILGQSENFIAYKDILGKMSEKRMYTMAATAMSTVSMSIVGAYMSMLDAKFVVAALILNMFSTFIVLSLINPYKVGEEPELQLGTLHENQSFFEMLGEYILAGFKVAVIVAAMLIGFIALIAAVNAIFSAIFGVSFQEILGYVFYPFAWIMGIPSHEALQVGSIMATKLVSNEFVAMLELQKVAGELSPRSVGILSVFLVSFANFSSIGIIAGAIKGLNEQQGNVVSRFGLKLVYGSTLVSILSASIAGLVL